In Sphaerodactylus townsendi isolate TG3544 linkage group LG13, MPM_Stown_v2.3, whole genome shotgun sequence, one DNA window encodes the following:
- the SNAP29 gene encoding synaptosomal-associated protein 29, translating to MAAYPKSYNPFDDDEDDSLKPVKWNARNDDDPAERECREPADKQRYLQQEVLRRSQATVDSTHRSLSLIYESEHVGVDMAEELTRQGEALKRSERMVDKMEQDLKTSQRHINSIKSMFGGFVNYFKAKPPETKPEQNGASDYQASNRLKEAMAVSKEQESKYQESHPNLRKLDNSDGSSIEASSNSSVPADNYPKNQYLRSYHQKVDSNLDEMSSGLGRLKNLALGLQSEIEDQDEILDRLTTKVDHLDVNIKTTDKKVRQL from the exons ATGGCCGCTTATCCAAAAAGCTACAATCCTTTTGATGATGACGAAGACGACAGTTTGAAGCCAGTGAAGTGGAATGCCAGAAATGACGATGACCCTGCTGAAAGAGAGTGCAGGGAACCTGCTGATAAACAGAGGTATCTGCAGCAAGAAGTTCTGAGGCGATCCCAGGCCACTGTGGATAGCACTCATAGGTCACTCTCCCTTATTTATGAATCGGAACATGTTGGAGTAGACATGGCAGAG GAACTTACACGGCAGGGTGAGGCTTTGAAACGTAGCGAGCGAATGGTGGACAAGATGGAGCAGGATTTAAAAACAAGCCAGAGACACATCAACAGTATTAAGAGTATGTTTGGTGGCTTCGTAAATTACTTTAAAGCCAAGCCACCGGAGACCAAGCCTGAGCAGAACGGAGCCTCTGATTATCAAGCAAGCAACAG ATTAAAAGAAGCCATGGCAGTCAGTAAGGAACAAGAGTCAAAGTACCAGGAGAGTCATCCAAACTTAAGGAAGCTGGATAATTCAG ACGGCAGTTCCATAGAAGCCAGTTCAAATTCTTCAGTCCCAGCAGATAATTATCCCAAAAATCAATATCTGCGATCATACCATCAGAAAGTTGACAGCAATTTAG ATGAAATGTCCTCTGGGCTGGGCCGTCTGAAGAACCTAGCGCTTGGCTTGCAGTCCGAAATCGAGGACCAGGACGAGATCCTAGACCGCCTCACCACGAAAGTTGATCATCTAGACGTCAATATTAAAACCACGGACAAAAAAGTCAGACAGCTTTAA